The DNA sequence AAAATCTATCTTCTCCAATCTGCTCCGAACAACATCATATGGGAAATCATATTTATTGATACGGATTACTGGCTGTTTAACCGCTATGGTCTCAACCATCAGCTCCACCAATTCGTTTATGTCCATCTTCTCTGTAGGATGGCACTGAAGCAATACGTCATAATCAATATTGTCTTTGATAAATGAGCGCACTTCATCCATCCTATCCATCGTATCAGTTTTCACGCCTGTGCCTGATGGAATGATAGGATAGGTAATCTCCTCCGTATTCTCTGTAGTATTCTCTGTATTTGTCTTACAAAACTTTGTATGAGGTGGTACATCGTTTTGTGGGAGGGTGTTACAAAATTTTGCAGGAGGGTCATACGAAGTTTTGTAGGGGGTGTTACAAAATTTTGTAGGAGGGTCATACAAAGTTTTGTATGAGGAGGTACAAAATTTTGTAACAGGCTTATTTGCTTGGTTTTCAGCCTGTTTTTGTATTTCTTCCCCTGTGTTTTCTACATCTTCGTCATCTCCTGGTATGTCCAGATATGTACATGTGTAAAGTCTATCAACGCATAGATCAATATACATGACATTATTTAAGACCATTCCGCTATTTGTTTCTATGTTACGGAATTCACGACGGATCACACCGATTTCCTCTAGTCTGTCAAACGCTGCCTTCACACTTCTCCGTGATTCTCCAAACTGCTCGGCAAAATCATTGTAGGTTTTCTGTAGCAAATCCTCTCGAAACTTTTTTCTGTAACCAATTGTCATGCCGCTATGCTCGTCCCGTACTTCCACAGGACGATACCAATACACGATTTCCGACAACACACAGATAGCGAGAAGGTATGGCTTGCCATTTTCACGCAAAATTGTTTTATACCAATTTACCGGTGTAACATTGCCACTAATGCTCATCTCTGCCAGCGCATCCACCGACGCATTACCGGTATTTACAATATTAGTCATGCCCTCTCACCTCTTTTCTTCCATTCATCTAAGAGGTTTATTATAACCTCTGTAATCTTTTCTTCCGTATATCCTTCATCAAAGTAGTCATCCAATCTGTCTGCCTTGAACGTTACCTTTCTCGGCTTTGCTAACACCTGTTCCGGAAGCATGATGTTCCTCACTTCTTCCTGTGTAAGCATATTTTCCCGGCAGGATGCCTTTAGTCTTGCCGACTGCTCTATATTAGGGAATATATTCCTGTCGAGTATTATATCGAGTACCCACTGCTGCTGCTTCTCGTTCAGATACGAAAGATCAACACCCTGAATAAAACCAATCTTTTTCCTGTCAACAAAGTCAAGCAGTTCATCAGAGAGCTTTGCAAGTCTGATATATCGCTGAATCTTCTTTGCGTTCTCGCCGGTTTCCTCACTCATGATATCAAGGCTACTACCCTTATCTCCCTTAATGCCCTGATGTTTCATGGCATAGTAACGCATACTATACGCCCTTGCCTTTTCGCTTGGAAAGATATCTTCTCTCTGAATGTTACTGTCCACCATGACAATGGTAGCTTCATCATCATTCAGATTGCGAATGAACATCGGCATGGTATCAAGACCGGCAAGTTCACAGGCAGCCTTTCTTGTGTGTCCGGCAATAATTTCATAACCACCCTGCGGTCGCATTCTCGCAATTCCTGGAACAAGCACGCCATACTGTCTGACACTCTCTACCATTTCCTCTAGCTTATCTTCATGGATCTGAAACGGATGATTTCTGAATGTATGCAGACTTGCTAAAGGTATTTCTCGGATTTCACCACCATTTGCATTTGCCTGTTCCAGATTTTCGTTTGTACCAAACAGATCGTCAAATGATTTCATCTTTATCTTGGAAGCACTATTGGATTTATTCATCTGCAAGCACCTCCTTTGCGAGCTTCTTATACGCCGCCGCAACTTTTCCTCTTGGGTC is a window from the Lachnospiraceae bacterium GAM79 genome containing:
- a CDS encoding DUF6017 domain-containing protein, with amino-acid sequence MTNIVNTGNASVDALAEMSISGNVTPVNWYKTILRENGKPYLLAICVLSEIVYWYRPVEVRDEHSGMTIGYRKKFREDLLQKTYNDFAEQFGESRRSVKAAFDRLEEIGVIRREFRNIETNSGMVLNNVMYIDLCVDRLYTCTYLDIPGDDEDVENTGEEIQKQAENQANKPVTKFCTSSYKTLYDPPTKFCNTPYKTSYDPPAKFCNTLPQNDVPPHTKFCKTNTENTTENTEEITYPIIPSGTGVKTDTMDRMDEVRSFIKDNIDYDVLLQCHPTEKMDINELVELMVETIAVKQPVIRINKYDFPYDVVRSRLEKIDFHTMEYVLECLRNNTTKVRNIRSYMLTTLYNAPVTCSNYYKAEVNHDFYGK
- a CDS encoding ParB/RepB/Spo0J family partition protein, with amino-acid sequence MNKSNSASKIKMKSFDDLFGTNENLEQANANGGEIREIPLASLHTFRNHPFQIHEDKLEEMVESVRQYGVLVPGIARMRPQGGYEIIAGHTRKAACELAGLDTMPMFIRNLNDDEATIVMVDSNIQREDIFPSEKARAYSMRYYAMKHQGIKGDKGSSLDIMSEETGENAKKIQRYIRLAKLSDELLDFVDRKKIGFIQGVDLSYLNEKQQQWVLDIILDRNIFPNIEQSARLKASCRENMLTQEEVRNIMLPEQVLAKPRKVTFKADRLDDYFDEGYTEEKITEVIINLLDEWKKRGERA